The Leptospira sp. WS39.C2 genome contains a region encoding:
- a CDS encoding MarR family winged helix-turn-helix transcriptional regulator yields the protein MKLYRPLLADIGLTYPQYLVMLVMWEEKETTVSKLGEKLELDSGTLTPLLKRLELAGYLQRTRSIEDERMVILSLTKNGKQLREKAKNIPEQIFCLSGIKENQAVQLKAILDEIG from the coding sequence ATGAAACTCTATCGTCCGCTTCTGGCGGACATAGGGTTAACTTACCCACAATACCTGGTAATGCTTGTTATGTGGGAAGAAAAGGAAACAACTGTAAGTAAACTTGGTGAAAAATTAGAGTTGGATTCTGGCACTTTAACACCACTATTGAAAAGACTAGAATTGGCAGGGTATCTTCAAAGGACACGCAGTATCGAAGATGAAAGAATGGTGATTCTGTCGCTTACGAAAAATGGAAAACAGTTACGAGAAAAGGCGAAAAACATTCCTGAGCAAATATTTTGTTTATCGGGAATAAAAGAAAACCAAGCAGTTCAATTGAAGGCTATTTTGGACGAAATCGGTTAG
- the atpB gene encoding F0F1 ATP synthase subunit A, with protein MENKSKYRFFLSFLLVFSLSFTNVFANDSEGHSSDEGFDFSEVMAHHLGDAPIFPLNFGGTIVTEGQPGFDSENHDVFVNHDGVKYHYVGGLDMHITKRVTMMWIACFFMFIIFIPAANLISKNPKKVHNKFTSGVEAFVNYLKENVVDASLDHHGHSYYHYIFSLFFFILFCNLFGLIPSIGELTVAASDGLVALGVFEHTPHSLHTFGEIWSGITPTGDISVTLSLASITLLTIYGTAFTYQGISFVAHAVPKGVPLPLWPLMWVLEFIVTHIARSFALTMRLLANMTAGHVMILALLGFIFMSENWFIAPVSVLSSVLIYFLELLVAFLQAFIFSLLTTVFIGTVMHRH; from the coding sequence GTGGAAAATAAGTCTAAATATCGGTTTTTTTTATCATTTTTATTAGTTTTTTCCCTTAGTTTTACGAATGTTTTTGCAAACGATTCGGAAGGGCACAGCTCTGATGAGGGCTTCGATTTCAGCGAAGTGATGGCGCACCACTTAGGTGACGCTCCCATCTTCCCTTTGAACTTCGGGGGCACAATCGTAACGGAAGGCCAACCTGGTTTCGATTCTGAAAATCATGATGTCTTTGTAAACCATGACGGTGTGAAATACCACTACGTTGGTGGTTTAGACATGCACATCACCAAACGAGTGACCATGATGTGGATCGCTTGTTTTTTTATGTTCATTATCTTTATCCCTGCAGCGAACCTCATTTCCAAAAACCCGAAAAAAGTGCATAACAAATTCACTTCGGGTGTGGAAGCGTTCGTGAATTATTTAAAAGAAAACGTTGTAGATGCATCGCTTGACCACCACGGACATTCTTACTACCACTATATCTTCTCTTTGTTTTTCTTCATTCTGTTCTGTAACTTGTTTGGACTTATCCCATCGATCGGGGAGCTGACTGTTGCCGCTTCAGATGGACTTGTAGCACTTGGAGTTTTTGAACACACACCACATTCCCTTCATACCTTTGGAGAAATCTGGTCAGGGATCACTCCTACTGGGGACATCAGTGTCACTCTTTCTCTTGCATCCATCACCTTACTTACGATATACGGAACTGCATTTACATACCAAGGCATTTCCTTCGTAGCACATGCGGTTCCAAAGGGAGTTCCACTCCCACTCTGGCCACTTATGTGGGTATTAGAATTTATTGTTACTCATATTGCACGATCTTTTGCATTAACCATGAGGTTACTTGCCAACATGACAGCAGGACACGTTATGATCCTTGCTTTACTTGGGTTTATTTTTATGAGTGAAAATTGGTTCATTGCACCTGTATCTGTTCTCAGTTCAGTGCTAATCTACTTTTTAGAACTACTTGTAGCTTTTTTACAAGCGTTCATTTTCTCTCTGCTCACAACCGTGTTCATCGGAACTGTGATGCATAGACATTAA
- the atpE gene encoding ATP synthase F0 subunit C, producing the protein MEFGLGYIAVGLAAGLALLGAGIGIGRIGGSVAESISRQPEAAGKIQLVLYVAAGMIEGAALFAVVIALLIALKLNGSIDKTIGAGATKVEQGQ; encoded by the coding sequence ATGGAATTCGGTTTAGGATACATCGCAGTAGGACTCGCAGCAGGACTTGCATTACTTGGTGCAGGAATCGGTATTGGTAGAATTGGTGGATCAGTGGCAGAAAGCATTAGCCGCCAACCAGAAGCAGCTGGAAAGATCCAACTCGTTCTTTACGTAGCAGCAGGTATGATTGAAGGTGCAGCACTTTTCGCAGTGGTAATCGCTCTTCTTATCGCGCTCAAACTCAATGGCTCAATTGACAAAACAATTGGTGCTGGTGCCACTAAAGTAGAACAAGGACAATAG
- a CDS encoding F0F1 ATP synthase subunit B: protein MVLLAASGFNLLKVNPGLVIWTLVTFSVVVFVLKKFAWDKILHALEERASGIQGDINKAESLRVEAEKSLKEYKDQLFKATEEAHRIVDEAKKDAVALRTKLTEEAHNEVKGIKDSAVREIELAKGRALSELQNQIVEMSVLIASEILEKQLKKEDYASFVEKEIAKLDKLKIK, encoded by the coding sequence TTGGTACTCCTCGCGGCTTCCGGCTTCAATTTGCTGAAAGTCAATCCGGGTCTGGTCATCTGGACCCTGGTCACTTTCTCAGTTGTTGTCTTCGTTCTTAAAAAATTTGCATGGGACAAGATCCTTCATGCTCTCGAAGAACGTGCTTCCGGCATCCAAGGTGATATCAACAAAGCGGAATCTCTTCGTGTTGAAGCAGAAAAGTCTTTAAAAGAATACAAAGACCAACTCTTCAAAGCAACAGAAGAAGCACACAGAATTGTCGATGAAGCTAAGAAAGATGCAGTTGCTCTCCGCACAAAATTGACGGAAGAAGCACACAATGAAGTAAAAGGAATCAAAGACAGTGCTGTTCGAGAAATCGAACTTGCAAAAGGCAGAGCCTTGTCTGAGTTACAAAACCAAATTGTGGAAATGTCCGTTCTCATCGCGAGTGAGATCTTGGAGAAACAATTGAAGAAGGAAGACTATGCTTCCTTTGTTGAAAAAGAGATCGCAAAACTCGATAAACTTAAAATAAAATGA
- the atpH gene encoding ATP synthase F1 subunit delta, which produces MSLNQISKVYATALLELAQEANSLESTEEELSSLVDVFFSDDSIRHYFLSPLVDPSEKEQTAAKSVQGKASEIVANFITLVVRKNRFLYLKDILEAYRAGVDRLKNRSSLRIVSKESLGKESVDRITKSIASKFGREIRVTEQMDPALIGGFKIYIDDFLIDASIRAKLAGTREALLQKKIPVGAFE; this is translated from the coding sequence ATGAGTCTGAACCAAATTTCAAAGGTTTACGCAACGGCACTTTTGGAGTTAGCTCAGGAAGCTAACTCACTTGAGTCAACGGAAGAGGAATTATCAAGCTTAGTTGATGTTTTCTTTTCCGATGATTCGATTCGCCATTATTTTCTTTCTCCATTGGTTGATCCTTCAGAGAAAGAACAAACTGCCGCAAAGTCAGTTCAAGGGAAGGCATCAGAAATTGTTGCCAACTTCATTACACTTGTGGTTCGCAAAAACAGGTTCCTTTACCTAAAAGATATTTTGGAAGCTTACCGTGCAGGTGTGGACCGACTTAAAAATCGTAGTTCCCTTCGTATCGTTTCCAAAGAATCATTAGGCAAAGAATCAGTGGATCGAATTACGAAGTCCATCGCTTCCAAGTTCGGACGTGAAATTCGTGTCACGGAACAAATGGATCCAGCCCTCATTGGTGGGTTCAAAATCTATATAGACGACTTTTTAATCGATGCCTCAATCCGTGCAAAACTTGCCGGAACAAGAGAGGCTCTCCTCCAAAAGAAAATCCCAGTCGGAGCATTTGAATGA
- the atpA gene encoding F0F1 ATP synthase subunit alpha: MKIKTDEVTSVLKQEIKNFKKDLQVEEVGTVLEVGDGIARVYGLTNVMSGELVEFQNGVRGQAFNLEENSVGVVIFGDYIKIEEGFTVKRVGKIFEVPVGPELLGRVLNPLGEVIDGKGPLNAKKTRPVESPAPGIAMRKSVHEPMQTGIKAIDAMIPIGRGQRELIIGDRGTGKTSIAIDTIINQKGKGVICVYVAIGQKASTVASTIEMLREKGALEYTIIVSANASEPAPMLYIAPYSGATMAEYFMYEEGKATLVVYDDLSKQAVAYRQMSLLLRRPPGREAYPGDVFYLHSRLLERAAKLDDKFGGGSMTALPIIETQEGEVSAYIPTNVISITDGQIYLQSNLFASGLRPAVDVGISVSRVGSAAQIKAMKKVAGTLKSDLAQFRDLEAFAQLGTELDPVTQAQLDRGYRVLEILKQPNNSPTPVEEQVISIFAVTKGFMDTIPTAKVREFEAFLLKTMREQHPEILEEIRTAKEVKQEAALQKTIKSIVEHFLAKNN; this comes from the coding sequence ATGAAAATTAAAACAGACGAAGTTACGTCGGTACTAAAACAAGAAATTAAAAACTTCAAGAAAGACCTTCAAGTTGAAGAAGTCGGAACAGTTCTCGAAGTCGGGGACGGGATTGCGAGAGTTTACGGACTCACAAACGTAATGTCAGGAGAGCTCGTTGAATTCCAAAACGGAGTTCGAGGCCAAGCCTTCAACTTAGAAGAAAATTCAGTTGGGGTTGTTATCTTTGGTGATTATATTAAAATCGAAGAAGGTTTCACAGTTAAACGTGTGGGAAAAATCTTCGAAGTTCCAGTGGGACCAGAACTTCTCGGTCGTGTGCTTAACCCGCTTGGGGAAGTGATCGACGGAAAAGGACCTCTCAACGCGAAAAAAACAAGACCAGTTGAGTCTCCAGCTCCTGGAATCGCGATGAGAAAATCAGTTCACGAACCGATGCAAACAGGTATCAAAGCGATTGATGCAATGATCCCAATTGGACGTGGACAAAGAGAGCTCATCATTGGTGACCGTGGAACAGGAAAAACTTCCATCGCGATCGACACCATCATCAACCAAAAAGGGAAAGGTGTGATTTGCGTTTACGTAGCGATTGGACAAAAAGCATCAACAGTTGCTTCCACCATCGAAATGTTACGCGAAAAAGGTGCTCTTGAGTATACGATCATCGTATCAGCAAACGCATCGGAACCTGCTCCTATGTTATACATTGCTCCTTACTCAGGTGCAACAATGGCTGAATACTTTATGTATGAAGAAGGGAAAGCAACTCTCGTTGTTTACGATGACCTTTCCAAACAAGCCGTAGCATACCGACAAATGTCACTTCTACTTCGCCGCCCACCAGGTCGTGAAGCATATCCTGGGGACGTATTCTACCTTCACTCTCGCCTCCTTGAAAGAGCAGCGAAACTCGATGATAAATTTGGTGGTGGGTCTATGACTGCACTTCCAATCATTGAAACACAAGAAGGGGAAGTATCAGCATACATTCCTACAAACGTAATTTCCATCACAGATGGTCAGATTTACCTTCAATCCAATTTATTTGCATCGGGCCTTCGCCCTGCGGTGGATGTGGGAATTTCTGTATCACGGGTTGGATCTGCAGCGCAAATCAAAGCGATGAAAAAAGTAGCGGGAACACTCAAGTCAGACCTTGCACAGTTCCGTGACTTAGAAGCGTTTGCACAGTTAGGAACGGAACTCGATCCAGTGACACAAGCACAGCTTGATCGTGGATACCGAGTTCTTGAAATTTTAAAACAACCAAACAACTCTCCAACACCAGTGGAAGAACAAGTGATTTCGATCTTTGCTGTGACAAAAGGATTTATGGATACAATTCCTACTGCAAAAGTAAGAGAATTCGAAGCCTTCCTTTTGAAAACAATGAGAGAGCAACACCCAGAAATTTTGGAAGAAATCAGAACTGCCAAAGAAGTAAAACAAGAAGCAGCTCTGCAAAAAACAATCAAATCGATTGTAGAACATTTTTTAGCAAAGAATAACTAA
- the atpG gene encoding ATP synthase F1 subunit gamma, giving the protein MATPREIKKRINSVKNTRKITRTMEMVSTAKAKKATNKVNAAKPYADLTRELVSSLSSLAGIIHSPYLRKPDKIRKVAILAIAANRGLCGGFNSNLLRMVKNRIEELKSKGVEVEVHAVGKKAISFFKFAKVELVTSYTNIDDKAGSKEANDLASYFMERFANESVDSVEIISTHYYSAANQKPEITTVLPLQMEESGSKGSTGPDVLYEPDPKTILENLLPMVIKTTFVKIILESVASEHIARRVAMKAATDAAGEMIKLLTRGYNRVRQAKITQEISEIVGGAEAIS; this is encoded by the coding sequence TTGGCGACACCGCGTGAGATAAAAAAGAGGATTAACTCGGTTAAAAACACGAGAAAAATCACTCGAACCATGGAGATGGTCTCCACGGCTAAGGCAAAAAAAGCCACTAACAAAGTGAATGCGGCGAAACCATACGCTGACTTAACACGTGAGTTAGTATCTTCTTTGTCTAGCCTTGCAGGGATCATTCACAGCCCTTACTTAAGGAAGCCGGATAAAATCCGTAAAGTTGCTATCCTTGCTATCGCCGCAAATCGTGGGTTATGCGGTGGTTTTAACTCCAACCTTCTTCGTATGGTAAAAAACCGTATTGAAGAGTTGAAGTCAAAAGGTGTGGAAGTAGAAGTCCACGCTGTAGGGAAAAAGGCGATCTCTTTCTTTAAATTTGCTAAAGTTGAATTGGTAACTTCATACACCAACATCGATGACAAAGCCGGAAGTAAAGAGGCAAACGATCTTGCTTCTTATTTTATGGAACGTTTTGCCAACGAATCGGTGGATTCTGTTGAAATCATTTCCACTCATTATTATTCAGCAGCAAATCAAAAACCTGAGATTACCACAGTTCTTCCACTTCAAATGGAAGAATCGGGATCCAAGGGATCTACGGGACCGGATGTATTGTACGAACCAGACCCAAAAACCATCTTAGAAAACTTACTTCCAATGGTGATTAAAACAACTTTTGTTAAAATCATTTTGGAGTCAGTTGCTTCCGAACACATTGCACGTAGAGTGGCGATGAAGGCAGCTACAGATGCCGCTGGTGAGATGATTAAACTTCTGACTCGTGGATACAACAGAGTTCGTCAGGCAAAAATTACGCAGGAAATTTCAGAAATCGTAGGGGGAGCGGAAGCCATCTCCTAA
- the atpD gene encoding F0F1 ATP synthase subunit beta, producing the protein MNKGKIKQIIGSVLDISFDSGNMPEIYNAVEIQSKVNGKDVTITAEVQQHIGDNTVRAISLQSTDGLKRGLEVVDTGIPISVPVGTKTLGRIFNVLGEAIDELGDLPKDVKKMPIHRNAPSYEEIKPKTEIFETGIKVIDLLAPYIKGGKTGLFGGAGVGKTVLIQELINNIAKQHGGYSVFAGVGERTREGNDLWNEMKESGVIDKTVLCFGQMNEPPGARLRIALSALTMAENFRDESGSDILLFVDNIFRFSQAGSEVSALLGRMPSAVGYQPTLSTEMGGLQERITSTVRGSITSVQAIYVPADDLTDPAPATAFAHLDATTTLSRAISEKGIYPAVDPLDSTSRIMNPQIVGEEHYNTAREVQRILQRYKDLQDIIAILGMDELSEDDKILVSRARRLEKFLSQPFHVAEQFTGRPGKYVKLEDTIRSFKGIIEGKYDTLPEQAFYMVGSIDEVIEAAKQLKG; encoded by the coding sequence ATGAATAAAGGTAAAATTAAACAAATCATCGGTTCGGTATTGGACATCAGTTTTGATTCCGGGAATATGCCTGAGATCTACAATGCAGTAGAGATTCAATCGAAAGTAAACGGCAAAGATGTTACCATCACTGCAGAAGTGCAACAACACATTGGAGATAACACAGTTCGTGCGATTTCCCTTCAATCCACAGATGGTTTAAAACGTGGTTTAGAAGTGGTTGATACAGGAATTCCAATTTCTGTTCCAGTAGGAACAAAAACACTTGGTAGAATTTTTAACGTACTTGGTGAGGCAATCGACGAACTCGGTGACCTTCCAAAAGACGTAAAGAAGATGCCAATCCATAGAAATGCTCCTTCTTACGAAGAAATTAAACCTAAAACTGAGATCTTTGAAACAGGGATCAAGGTTATCGACCTTCTTGCTCCTTACATCAAAGGGGGAAAAACAGGACTCTTCGGTGGTGCTGGGGTTGGTAAAACCGTTCTTATCCAAGAGCTTATCAACAACATCGCTAAACAACATGGTGGTTACTCTGTGTTCGCTGGTGTGGGTGAAAGGACTCGTGAAGGAAACGACCTTTGGAACGAGATGAAGGAATCTGGAGTTATCGACAAAACTGTTCTTTGTTTTGGTCAGATGAACGAACCACCAGGTGCTCGTCTTCGTATCGCACTTTCTGCATTAACTATGGCAGAAAACTTCCGCGATGAATCCGGATCAGACATTTTACTTTTCGTAGATAATATCTTCCGTTTCTCTCAAGCTGGTTCTGAAGTATCGGCCCTTCTTGGTCGTATGCCATCAGCGGTAGGATACCAACCAACTCTTTCCACAGAGATGGGGGGATTACAAGAACGGATTACTTCTACGGTTCGTGGTTCCATCACTTCGGTGCAAGCGATCTACGTTCCTGCCGACGACTTAACTGACCCGGCTCCTGCAACTGCGTTTGCTCACTTAGATGCAACAACGACATTGTCTCGTGCGATTTCTGAAAAAGGGATTTATCCTGCTGTGGATCCACTTGATTCCACATCACGTATCATGAACCCACAAATCGTTGGGGAAGAACACTACAACACAGCTCGTGAAGTACAAAGAATTCTTCAAAGATACAAAGACCTCCAAGATATCATCGCGATTCTTGGTATGGACGAACTTTCTGAGGATGACAAAATTCTAGTATCTCGTGCTCGTCGTTTGGAAAAATTCCTCTCCCAACCATTCCACGTGGCAGAACAGTTCACTGGTCGACCTGGAAAGTATGTGAAGTTAGAAGATACCATCCGTTCCTTCAAAGGAATCATTGAAGGTAAGTATGACACTCTTCCAGAACAAGCATTCTACATGGTCGGATCAATCGACGAAGTGATTGAAGCGGCTAAACAACTCAAAGGTTAA
- the atpC gene encoding ATP synthase F1 subunit epsilon — protein sequence MSKELTLTVISPDKILYQGKAESVILPGSVGYFGILPGHATLVSQLDFGLIKLHTSGKEFRIAIDGGFSEVRNDQIRVLTEGGESEDDLSHDHAIELLQEAEALPTSKEKENLLKKAKVRILLHER from the coding sequence ATGAGTAAAGAACTGACTTTAACAGTCATCTCTCCTGACAAAATCCTTTACCAGGGCAAGGCGGAATCAGTGATTCTGCCAGGTTCTGTGGGTTATTTTGGAATTTTACCAGGCCATGCAACTTTAGTCTCCCAACTTGATTTTGGGCTCATCAAATTGCACACGTCTGGTAAAGAATTCCGAATCGCCATTGATGGTGGGTTCTCTGAAGTGAGAAATGACCAAATCCGAGTGCTCACTGAGGGTGGGGAATCCGAGGACGATTTATCCCATGACCACGCCATCGAACTCTTACAGGAAGCGGAAGCACTCCCAACCTCGAAAGAGAAAGAAAATCTCCTAAAGAAAGCAAAAGTTCGCATTTTACTGCACGAACGTTAA